The genomic region CTTCTGCCGGTTCAGGTAATCATTATGCATACTATTTCTTCTTAAATGGAAATTGCATTTCTATAGACTCAATGGCTCTACAAGTCACTGAATTAGCAGATTCTGTAATTGCACGAAGACATGATACACTATTTGTGGAAAGTGGAATGAAATCATATCAGTGGTATTTTGAAGGACAAATAATTGAGGGAAGTACTCAGCACTACCAACTAGTTGATAAAACTGGCCTTTTTTATGTAATCATGGAAGATTCTTTGGGCTGTGTATATCAAAGTATGCAAATGTATTTTTCAGCAATGGCAGATATTAACAAGGATGCAATCCATATTTCTCCTAATCCTGCCAACGGTTATTTTATTTTGAATAGCTCATCCAACGAAACTATTAACTTGTTACTATTAGATCAAAATGGAAAAACAGTACTGCATATGGATGATATCAGCTTACCACAGACCGTTTATACCCATCAATTTGCAAGCGGTATATATACCATCATACTCCTAAGCAAAACGGCTATCCATCAAAAATTAGTACTGTTGCAAAACTAGCATTCGCAGGGAGCAATAAAAAACCCAATTTTTAATAAATTGGGTTTGGATTGTTGACCGATCAGGGGTCGAACCTGAACTCTTCTGATCCAGAATCAGATGTGTTGCCTGTTACACCATCGGTCAATATGTAAAGAACTGAATTTTGTTGACCTACAAGGACTCGAACCTTGAACTCCAGAACCAAAATCTGGTGTGTTGCCGATTACACCATAGGTCATTAAATGCGAGTGCAAAAATATGAAGAATCAAGAATTAACCAAAACAAATTTTCAATTCAAATACAAACAAAAATCCAGCTTAGCTAATCAGCTGTAATTCTGCAACTTACTTAGCAAACGCAACTGATCTTTTTTCCCTGATAACCGTGATTTTGATTTGTCCGGGATAGGTCATAGTCTCCTGAATCTTCTGAGAAATGTCATAAGATAGCGAATCTGAATCTGTATCAGAAACTCGATCACTTTGAACGATGACTCTTAACTCACGTCCTGCCTGAATAGCATAAGCTTTAAACACACCTTCGTGCGATAAGGCAATATCTTCTAAATCTTTAAGACGTTTGATATATGATTCGAAAATTTCTCTGCGTGCACCTGGTCTTGCTCCTGATAAAGCATCACAAACCTGTACAATCGGAGCTAACATGCTGGTCATTTCCAATTCATCGTGATGAGAACCAACAGCATTAACTACAGAAGGATGTTCGTTATACCTTTCAGCCAAGCGCGAACCCAAAACTGCATGGGGTACTTCCGGATCTTCATCTGACACCTTTCCAATATCATGAAGCAAACCTGCTCTTTTTGCTCTTTTCGGATTTAAGCCCATTTCACTAGCCATAATAGCACAAAGGTTGGCTACTTCCCTACTGTGTTGGAGCAAATTCTGTCCATATGACGATCTGTATTTCATACGACCAACCAACCGAATTAGTTCAGGATGCAAGCGCTGTACACCTAAATCCATGCATGTTTTCTCACCAACCTCAATAAGCTCATCATCAATTTGCTTAGTTGTTTTAGTAACAACCTCTTCTATACGTGCTGGATGAATACGTCCATCAGTTACTAATTTATGCAATGATAATCGGGCAATTTCTCTGCGTATTGGGTCAAATCCAGAAAGTACGATTGAATCGGGTGTATCGTCAACAATAATTTCAACACCTGTAGCTGCTTCAAGAGCACGTATATTCCTTCCTTCACGACCAATAATACGACCTTTAATTTCTTCATTTTCAATAGGAAAAACAGATACGCAATTTTCCACTGCCTGCTCTACAGCAACCCGCTGAATGGACATTAAAACAACACGTCTGGCTTCTTTATTGGCAGTAAGTTTAGCTTCATCAGTAATTTCTTTGATCATTGATTTTGCTGAATCTTTTGCATCTTCTTTTAAACTTTCAACTAATTGTGATTTTGCAACCTCAGCAGACATTCCAGCTACTTTTTCAAGTTGATCAACCTGCATTTGGTGTAATTTTTCAAGCTCATCCTTTTTTCTGATATTAATTGCTAATTGTCTTTCGAGATCTTCTTTTGTTTGCATGATCTCGTTTTCTTTTCTTTGTAAATCTTCTGACTTTCTTCTGAGGTTAATTTCCTTTTCTTTTAGTTTATTGGCATTTGAGTTTAGAATTTTATTTTTATTTTGAATCTCACGTTCATGATGTGATTTCATCTGCAGATATTTCTCCTTCGCTTCCAACATTTTGTCTTTGCGGATGATTTCAGCTTTATCTTCAGCTTCTTGAAGCATTATCTTGCTTTTTTTGCTGATATCAGATTCCTGCTCTTTTAGCTTTCCAGCTAAAACTTTCCTCCCTAAAAAAACTCCGGTAGGTAAGGCAGCAACAGTTAATCCGATTAGTAATGGAATTATGTAGCCCATGATTTTATATTAAGTATTTATAAAAATGCTTAGCCGCTACATGGACAAAGAGATGTAAAGTGTCATTTAGGACACAGAAAGAAGTGACTCAATATCAATAAGTTGTTTTATTAGCGAATCGTGATCATCAGATTTCTGAGATTCAGAATTCAATGATTCTGTCATTATTTCCAACGCACACATTGATAGTGCTGCTTGCTTATCTTTAATAGAGTATTGCTCAATATATAGATTTACCTTTTTATTAATTAGTTCTGCAGCTTTTCTGATATTCTCCTCCTCTTCTGCATATACTTTCAAGGGGTAAATACGATCTGCTATATTCACTTTTATTGAGATTTGTTCTTTCATTTACCTCGTTCTTAGCCTTTTAGTAGCTCTAAACCTTTATCGATTTCAGTTATTAGTTCGTTTATTGTAGATTTTAATTTTTCTTTGTCTTCTACTTCAAATTTATTTGAAAATTGCAAATTTAAACTTTTATTCTCTAATTCCTTTATACGTGATTCAGCACGCTCATTCTCCTCTTTAAAAGCTATAACTTGCGCTATCAATTCCTCATTCTCAGCACTCAACTCCTTGTATTGTTCAAGTAATTGTTCTGCTTTGCTATGAAGTCGTTTTATGGTTGTTGCCAGGTCTGTCATTTCCTGATTATTGCTTTATGCTGGTTTTCAAGTACATTAATTATTGTACTAATATACGAATCAACTTGTTTATCTTTTAAAGTATTTTCATCATCCTGAAATTTCATACGAATAGTATATGATTTTTTATCGGAATCAAGGTTTTTTCCTTCATATACATCCAGTAAAATCAGTTCTTTCATCATTTTAATATGAAGAGCCTCAATACTTGATTTGATGTCTGAATATTTTATTTCCTTGGTTAAAACAATTGATAAATCCCTTAACATAAATGGGAATCGGGCTGGTTGCTGATACTGAATTGATTTTTTGCGATATAGTTTGTATAAATAATCCAGATTTAATTCTGCATAGTATACATCATCTTTGATATCATACCTACTTCCTATTTCTGCTTTAATAAGTCCCAGTTTTGCCAGTTCTTTACCATTAGCTGTTAATAAAATGGCAAAAGAATAGTCGTTTTCCTTGATCGATTCTTCCAATATATTTGCCTTCACGCCCGATAAGGATATCAAATTTTGAACGATCGATTTCAAGAAGTAAATATCGATTTTCTTTGTTTTTTCAAACCAACTTTCATCATGAATAGAGCCACTCAGCCAAATAGCAAGTTTTTCCTCCTCAATGTATTTTCCTTCTGCTTTTTGAAAATATATTTTACCCATCTCAAAAAACTTGAGATTATACTGATTACGTTTATAATTGTAAGAAAGAGCATCCAATCCGGATAATAAAAAATTATTGCGAAGTGTATCCAGGTTTGCATTTACCGCATTCAGCGTTTTAATGGCTTTTTTCTCTGTATTCTCCTGATCAATATTGGCCGAAGAAAAGAAGGATGGTGTTAATAGTTCATTAAAACCTGAGGATGTTAAATAATTTGCTAATCCGTTCAAAAATTTACTTCTTTCATCAACTTTAGACTCAGGAAGTGGCGTTGTTACCAAATCACTGAATTCTATTTTATTGTATGAATAAATGCGCAATACCTCTTCAACCAAATCAATGGGTCGCAAAACATCAGGACGATAAGTTGGCACTTCAACTTGAATCATTTTATCATTTTCTTTTAAAACTGAATATTCCAGACTTTTAATAATGTCAACTATTACGCTATTACTCAATTTATTGCCTAAAATACCATTCACATAATCAAAGGAAAGATCAATAACTTTATTCTTAATTGGTTTAGGATAAGCATCAATAATTTCAGAACTGATTTCTCCTCCTGCTATTTCTTTGATTAATAAAGCAGCTCTTTTTACTGCATCCACAGTAAAGTTTGGATCTGATCCACGTTCAAAACGATAAGCAGCATCGGTAAAGAAAGTGTGCTGACGAGCTGTTTTACGAATTGATGTAGGGTTAAAATGAGCTGACTCTATTAGTATTGAATCTGTTTCTGCGGTTACCATGGATTCGAAGCCTCCCATAACACCACCTATAGCAATTCCTTTGGTTGCATCACAAATCATCAACTCGCTGCCACTTAATTCAACTTCAGATTCATCTAATGTTTTGAATTTTATTCCTTTGGCTAATTTTTTAACGATAATATGTTTGTCGCTTATTTTTGCCAAATCAAAAGCATGCAGAGGCTGGCCATTTTCAAACATTAAAAAATTACACGCATCTACAATATTATTGATGGGATTTAGCCCAATTGATTTCAATCTGTTTTGCAGCCATTCTGGTGAATCTTTAACTTCAATTCCACTAAGGCAAACAGCTGAATATCTGGGACATA from Bacteroidota bacterium harbors:
- the rny gene encoding ribonuclease Y; translation: MGYIIPLLIGLTVAALPTGVFLGRKVLAGKLKEQESDISKKSKIMLQEAEDKAEIIRKDKMLEAKEKYLQMKSHHEREIQNKNKILNSNANKLKEKEINLRRKSEDLQRKENEIMQTKEDLERQLAINIRKKDELEKLHQMQVDQLEKVAGMSAEVAKSQLVESLKEDAKDSAKSMIKEITDEAKLTANKEARRVVLMSIQRVAVEQAVENCVSVFPIENEEIKGRIIGREGRNIRALEAATGVEIIVDDTPDSIVLSGFDPIRREIARLSLHKLVTDGRIHPARIEEVVTKTTKQIDDELIEVGEKTCMDLGVQRLHPELIRLVGRMKYRSSYGQNLLQHSREVANLCAIMASEMGLNPKRAKRAGLLHDIGKVSDEDPEVPHAVLGSRLAERYNEHPSVVNAVGSHHDELEMTSMLAPIVQVCDALSGARPGARREIFESYIKRLKDLEDIALSHEGVFKAYAIQAGRELRVIVQSDRVSDTDSDSLSYDISQKIQETMTYPGQIKITVIREKRSVAFAK
- a CDS encoding phenylalanine--tRNA ligase subunit beta — translated: MLISYNWLNTYLDVNLSVDEIAEILTDTGLEVEGVKKNLKKDKLADSVLVGLVKSVEKHPEADKLTICQVDIGQESDLQIICGAPNVAAGQKVPVATIGTVLNPIEGDPFKIKKSKLRGSLSEGMICAEDELGIGKSHDGIMILDSEIKTGIPFKDTIKDEGDAIIEIAITPNRGDAISMLGVARDVAAFSKTKAQYPSIDAFKVENSREDIKVSIEEESLCPRYSAVCLSGIEVKDSPEWLQNRLKSIGLNPINNIVDACNFLMFENGQPLHAFDLAKISDKHIIVKKLAKGIKFKTLDESEVELSGSELMICDATKGIAIGGVMGGFESMVTAETDSILIESAHFNPTSIRKTARQHTFFTDAAYRFERGSDPNFTVDAVKRAALLIKEIAGGEISSEIIDAYPKPIKNKVIDLSFDYVNGILGNKLSNSVIVDIIKSLEYSVLKENDKMIQVEVPTYRPDVLRPIDLVEEVLRIYSYNKIEFSDLVTTPLPESKVDERSKFLNGLANYLTSSGFNELLTPSFFSSANIDQENTEKKAIKTLNAVNANLDTLRNNFLLSGLDALSYNYKRNQYNLKFFEMGKIYFQKAEGKYIEEEKLAIWLSGSIHDESWFEKTKKIDIYFLKSIVQNLISLSGVKANILEESIKENDYSFAILLTANGKELAKLGLIKAEIGSRYDIKDDVYYAELNLDYLYKLYRKKSIQYQQPARFPFMLRDLSIVLTKEIKYSDIKSSIEALHIKMMKELILLDVYEGKNLDSDKKSYTIRMKFQDDENTLKDKQVDSYISTIINVLENQHKAIIRK
- a CDS encoding cell division protein ZapA, producing the protein MKEQISIKVNIADRIYPLKVYAEEEENIRKAAELINKKVNLYIEQYSIKDKQAALSMCALEIMTESLNSESQKSDDHDSLIKQLIDIESLLSVS